In Candidatus Rokuibacteriota bacterium, one genomic interval encodes:
- the msrB gene encoding peptide-methionine (R)-S-oxide reductase MsrB: protein MARPKQDKTFEVAKSEVEWREHLSPEQYHVLREYGTERAGTSPLDTEHGRGTYCCAGCGLPLFSSDTKFDSRTGWPSFWTPIEGAVGTSTDRAFFMVRTEIHCRRCGDHLGHVFDDGPAPTGLRYCINGVALTLVRE, encoded by the coding sequence TGGCCAGACCCAAACAGGACAAGACATTCGAGGTAGCCAAGAGCGAGGTCGAGTGGCGGGAGCACCTGAGCCCCGAGCAGTACCACGTCCTCCGTGAATATGGGACCGAGCGTGCGGGAACGAGCCCTCTCGACACGGAGCACGGGCGCGGGACCTACTGTTGCGCCGGCTGTGGCCTGCCGCTGTTCTCCTCCGATACCAAGTTCGACAGCCGCACGGGCTGGCCGAGCTTCTGGACGCCGATCGAGGGCGCGGTCGGCACGTCGACGGACCGGGCCTTCTTCATGGTGCGGACCGAGATCCACTGCCGGCGCTGCGGAGATCACCTCGGCCATGTCTTCGACGATGGGCCGGCGCCGACCGGGCTCCGCTACTGCATCAACGGAGTCGCGCTCACGCTCGTCCGCGAGTGA